A single Bicyclus anynana chromosome 19, ilBicAnyn1.1, whole genome shotgun sequence DNA region contains:
- the LOC112045270 gene encoding carboxypeptidase B-like — translation MEDSRSQLVAVDRRSINLLFDDECFEDDDPDKTDNGTQTKRISRQKGKAEVIPSLMFQRSLKQMTLSEKPAKRRVKFMNWTKFHKLNVIYSFMDDLEKDFPAICTVSVIGKSVEGRDIKMLKISNSDASNPAIWLDAAIHSREWITTAVVTYLADFIVRNFHKLSKSITDKDWFIVPVLNPDGYVYTHTKDRMWRKNRAKQDGERVGVDLNRNFSYGWGNNGDEGSSDLPNHVFYKGPAPFSEPESCAVRDTILSSQTMFKVYLSFHSYYELILFPWGHKAEPCPDYLRLLEGGTVMARAIYDNSGMIYKVGCTKDLTYFACGTSSDWSYGIAKIPYSYMIELRSKKHRFKVPNDQILETCHEIWHAVESLMEFVDKPQTKF, via the exons ATGGAAGATTCTCGCTCCCAACTTGTGGCCGTTGACCGTCGGTCAATTAATCTATTGTTTGATGACGAATGTTTCGAGGATGACGACCCCGACAAAACCGATAATGGTACACAAACAAAACGCATTTCACGCCAGAAAGGCAAAG CTGAAGTCATACCAAGTTTAATGTTCCAAAGGTCCTTAAAACAAATGACTCTATCGGAAAAGCCTGCAAAAAGAAGAG taaaatttatgAACTGGACGAAGTTTCACAAGCTAAACGTAATATATTCATTTATGGATGACTTAGAAAAGGATTTCCCAGCCATATGCACAGTTTCAGTTATTGGCAAATCTGTGGAAGGAAGAGATATTAAG ATGTTGAAGATATCCAATAGCGACGCCAGCAATCCCGCAATATGGTTGGATGCGGCGATACATTCTCGCGAGTGGATCACTACAGCGGTAGTCACTTACCTTGCCGACTTCATCGTCAGGAACTTCCACAAACTTTCCAAATCCATCACTGATAAGGATTG GTTCATAGTTCCAGTGCTGAACCCCGACGGCTATGTGTACACTCACACGAAGGATCGTATGTGGAGGAAGAACCGCGCCAAGCAAGACGGCGAGCGAGTTGGCGTTGACCTCAACAGAAATTTTAG CTATGGTTGGGGTAACAACGGAGATGAAGGGTCATCAGATTTACCCaatcatgtattttataaaGGACCTGCACCGTTTTCGGAGCCGGAAAGTTGTGCTGTGAGG gACACAATACTAAGCTCGCAGACGATGTTTAAGGTCTACCTCTCGTTCCATAGCTACTACGAACTGATTCTATTCCCATGGGGACACAAGGCAGAGCCGTGCCCCGACTATCTGCGACTGCTGGAAGGCGGCACTGTCATGGCAAGG gCAATTTATGATAACAGCGGAATGATATATAAAGTGGGGTGCACAAAAGACCTTACATATTTCGCATGTGGAACTAGCTCAGACTGGAGTTATGGTATTGCGAAAATCCCATACTCGTATATGATAGAACTGCGCAGTAAGAAACATAGATTCAAAGTGCCAAACGACCAAATTTTAGAAACGTGCCATGAAATTTGGCACGCAGTCGAAAGCTTGATGGAGTTCGTTGATAAACCACAGACCAAATTTTAG
- the LOC112045248 gene encoding carboxypeptidase B-like — protein MKYQIWDVKCMKEGQRWFLKNLDNKGSVNILKEEKNTMNVMIDGSRSLQIQKLLCDRDIQYEVAEGQVSRNRSPTGTKLTRRRSPITVMDWNDFYPLRNIYHFMENLEVCYPSVCTVSTIGRTTEGREIKILKISNSNSGNTGVWIDGGIHAREWIAPSVVTYIADQVARNMDTSPEYITNKDWYFLPVVNPDGYVYSHTTDRMWRKSRARIGSSVYGVDLNRNFGYRWFSRDDCPGDDPCHLNYRGTQPFSEPETTAVKDLILYAGVPFKIFLTLHAYSEVISFPWCFTAEPCADYVNLLEGATAMTKAIFDVNGRMYKVGNFKDIMYPASGTSIDWSYGTARIPFSYLIELRSKQHKFLLPKEEILDCCKEVYAGVKALALFVDRKKCLNCSMFFNKQNA, from the exons ATGAAG TACCAGATATGGGACGTAAAGTGTATGAAGGAAGGGCAGCGGTGGTTTTTGAAGAATTTAGACAATAAGGGTT ctgttaatattttgaaagaagaaaaaaatacgaTGAACGTGATGATAGATGGAAGTCGCTCATTGCAGATACAGAAATTACTCTGCGATAGAGACATTCAGTATGAAGTCGCAGAAGGTCAAGTGTCACGTAACAGAAGCCCTACCGGCACCAAACTCACTAGGCGAAGATCTCCTA TCACAGTAATGGATTGGAATGATTTTTACCCACTTAGGAATATTTATCATTTCATGGAAAATCTAGAAGTGTGTTATCCATCAGTATGCACTGTTTCTACTATTGGTCGGACGACAGAAGGACGGGAGATAAag ATATTAAAAATTTCGAATAGCAACTCTGGCAACACCGGCGTGTGGATCGACGGAGGCATACACGCCAGGGAATGGATAGCTCCGTCAGTTGTGACATACATAGCTGATCAAGTTGCCAGGAACATGGATACGTCACCTGAATACATTACTAATAAGGACTG GTATTTCTTACCTGTCGTGAATCCGGATGGCTACGTTTATTCGCACACCACTGATCGCATGTGGAGGAAAAGCAGAGCTCGCATCGGCAGTTCAGTGTATGGTGTCGATCTTAACAGGAATTTCGG ATATCGCTGGTTTTCGAGGGACGATTGTCCTGGAGATGATCCCTGTCATCTGAATTATCGTGGCACACAACCATTTTCGGAACCAGAAACTACAGCAGTAAAG GATCTGATCTTATACGCTGGTGTCCcgtttaaaatatttctgaCATTGCACGCGTACAGTGAAGTTATTTCCTTTCCCTGGTGTTTCACTGCCGAGCCTTGCGCCGACTACGTCAACTTGTTAGAGGGCGCCACTGCTATGACTAAA gccATCTTCGACGTAAACGGTCGTATGTACAAAGTGGGTAATTTCAAGGACATAATGTACCCAGCATCCGGTACAAGTATCGATTGGAGCTATGGCACGGCTCGCATACCTTTCTCCTACCTCATCGAACTGAGGAGTAAACAACACAAGTTTCTTTTACCCAAGGAAGAGATATTGGACTGCTGCAAGGAGGTATACGCTGGTGTAAAGGCGTTAGCATTATTTGTTGATAGGAAGAAATGTTTAAATTGTTCGATGttctttaataaacaaaatgcataa